From the Paenibacillus tianjinensis genome, the window AGTGTAGGCATACATACCGCCCCATGCGCCGAGATTGAAGAAGGATAGGCAGATCCCGGCAGCCATGAGCATTCCTTCGGTCGTCGCATTACCGAACCAGGCAGCACTTCCTGCAGTTAGCAGTAAATAAATAACAAGCACAAACTTACGCCCGAACTTCTCTATGAAATACGCGGCTGTGAAGTAACCAGGCAGCTGAGCGAGCGTCATGATGAGCACATATTCGAAGCTCTTGACGAGGCTGAAGCCTTTCAGCACCATCACCGTAGGCAGCCACAGGAACATTCCATAGTAAGAGAAGACCACGGTGAACCAAAGAATCCACAGCATAATCGTCGAACGGCGGTACTCCGGTGACCAGACAGTAGCAATCCGCGTACCCAGCGGTACCGGTGCTTTTTTCTTCATTTCCGCAAACCGCGGTGAATCCTCGATGGCACGGCGTAAATAAAGAGCGTATAACGCCGGAATGGCCCCTATGGCAAAAGCTACTCGCCAGCCGTAATCCGGAATGACGAAATAGGCGATTAAGGCCGCAGCGATCCAGCCCACCGCCCAAAAGCTCTCCAGAAGGACGACAGCCCTTCCTCTTTCCGCAGCGGGCATGCTCTCGGATACTAGCGTTGAGGCAACAGGTAATTCTCCGCCCAGGCCGAACCCGGCAATAAACCGTAGTACACACAGTATGGCAAAGCCCGCCGCAAAAGCCGATAAGCCGCTCGCCAGTGAGAAGATCAGCA encodes:
- a CDS encoding MFS transporter; its protein translation is MNQMTLLRDPKRRKLLLSAGLSWMFDAMDVGMISFVVAALAKEWELGPEKIGLLTSINSLGMAAGAAAAGILADRFGRKSVLLWTLLIFSLASGLSAFAAGFAILCVLRFIAGFGLGGELPVASTLVSESMPAAERGRAVVLLESFWAVGWIAAALIAYFVIPDYGWRVAFAIGAIPALYALYLRRAIEDSPRFAEMKKKAPVPLGTRIATVWSPEYRRSTIMLWILWFTVVFSYYGMFLWLPTVMVLKGFSLVKSFEYVLIMTLAQLPGYFTAAYFIEKFGRKFVLVIYLLLTAGSAAWFGNATTEGMLMAAGICLSFFNLGAWGGMYAYTPELYPTAIRSTGAGLATSFGRIGGILAPLLVGVLVGKSVGISSIFMLFFVTIVIGALAVLLLGKETKGIELE